AGACGAACGCGGCGGTCAGCCGGGCGGGCCGCCACCCGGCGGCCAGGCCGACCGAGGCCAGCAGCCCCAGCACGGCGACGATCACCGGGAACCTCATCCAGGACGCGTCGGCCTCGACCTGCCACTGCACGACGCCCATGAGCACGAACAGCGCCGCGCCCGCCGCGCCGATGGCGGTCGCCAGGAACACCTCGACCGGTGCGTTGCGGGGGTTGAGCATCAGCGGACCTCCACGCCGGCGTCGCGCAGGCTGTTCTTCACGTCGCCGATGCGCAGCGTGCCGAAGTGGAACACGCTGGCGGCGAGCACGGCGTCCGCGCCCTCGGCCACGGCGGGCGGGAAGTGGTCGAGCCGCCCGGCCCCGCCGCTGGCGATGAGCGGCACGTCCACGACCGCGCGGGTCAACCGGATCAGCTCCAGGTCGAACCCGGCCTTGGTGCCGTCGGCGTCCATCGAGTTCAGCAGGATCTCGCCGACTCCCAGCTCCTGGCCGCGCGCGGCCCACTCGACCGCGTCGATGCCGGTGCCCTCGCGGCCGCCGTGCGTGGTGACCTCGAAGCCGGACGGCGTGGGCCGCCCGCCCTCGGGCACGCGGCGCGCGTCGACCGACAGCACGATGCACTGCGCGCCGAACCGGCGGGACAGCTCGCCCAGCAGCTCGGGGCGGACGATGGCCGCCGTGTTCACGCTCACCTTGTCCGCGCCGGAGCGCAGCAGCTTGTCGACGTCCTCGGGCGTGCGCACGCCGCCGCCCACGGTGAGCGGGATGAACACCTGCTCGGCGGTGCGGCGGAC
This region of Saccharothrix longispora genomic DNA includes:
- the hisF gene encoding imidazole glycerol phosphate synthase subunit HisF: MSVAVRVIPCLDVDRGRVVKGVNFTNLVDAGDPVELARAYDAEGADELTFLDVTASSGDRETTFDVVRRTAEQVFIPLTVGGGVRTPEDVDKLLRSGADKVSVNTAAIVRPELLGELSRRFGAQCIVLSVDARRVPEGGRPTPSGFEVTTHGGREGTGIDAVEWAARGQELGVGEILLNSMDADGTKAGFDLELIRLTRAVVDVPLIASGGAGRLDHFPPAVAEGADAVLAASVFHFGTLRIGDVKNSLRDAGVEVR